Part of the Bifidobacterium sp. ESL0775 genome is shown below.
CGAGGAGGTCGCGCTCGTTCAACGAGGCGACGAAATTGGAGGCGGCCACCATCGGCCCGACCGTATGCGACGAGCTGGGGCCCACCCCGACCTTGAACATATCGAGAATACTGAACATGCCATCATTGTAGCGTGTCCGCGTACGAGACATGCTTCAGCGAGTGGGCCTCGCCTATCAGTCGGGTGTGGGAACTGTGTGTTTCTTGACTACTTGCGTGCCGTCGTCAGCTCCGGCTTGACGAAAAGCACCGTCAGGGCGCACAGCACCGTCATCCCGGCGATGAACAGGAAAGCGTTGGTGAACGAACCGTGGGCGGCCTCGACCATGCTGCCGAGGATGGTCGGCGCGAGGAAGCCGCCGATGGTCCCGCCGGTGTTGATCACAGCGATGGAGGAACCGATGATCTCGGCGTTCATGATCTTGTGAGGCCAGGTGAAGATGCCGGTGAAGGCGAACATCGAGACCAGGCTCATCAGCGCCAGCAGCACCATCGATATGATCAGGCTGCTCTTGCCCACGAAAGTGAAGACCACGATGAGCACGGCGGTGATCAGGCAGGCGCCGATGATGGCGGCGCGTTCACGGCCGAGGAACAGCTTGGAGAGCAGGGACCCGGAGAAGATGGTCGCCAGCATGGTGAAGATGGAGTTGACCGCCAGCACCAGAGCCGCCTGGGTCGTGCCCAGCTTGAAGGTGGTCTTGATGTAGGTGGGCATCCACGACATCTGGCCGTAGAGCATGACGTTGATGAAGACCATCGCGATGAACAGGACAATGACATTGCGGTTCTTGATGACGTCCTTGAAACCGACCTTGGGCGCGTCGGCCTTGGCGGCCGCGACGTTGCCGGCCTTGGCTTCGGATTGCGCCTTGCGCTCCTCCTCGGCCGCGCCGCCGTGGGCGGGCACGAAGAACCAGATGAGGATGACGGAGACGAGGTAAAGGGCGCCGAGGACGGCGTAGGCCATACGCCAGTTCTTGTCGACCAGCACACCACCCAAGGTGAAGGCGAGGATGCCGCCGATGCCGGAGGTGGAGAGGATCAGCGACTGGACGAACGTGCGCTTTTTCAGCGGGAAGTTCTCGGCGATCGACTTGGTGACGCTCGGCGGATAACCGCCGTGGCCGAGGCCCATGCAGAAACGCATGACGACGAAGAGGACCAAACCGCCCATCGCGCCAAACAGGAAGGCGAAGACGGCGATGAACGTCAATGAACCGATCAGCACCTTTTTCGCGCCGATGCGGTCGGCGAGCCATCCGCAGGGAATCTGCATCAACGCATACCCGAGGAAGAAGAACGACATGATCAGACCGGTCTGGGTCTTGCCGAGATGGAACTGGTTGCCAATCGGTATGACAGCCAACGAGATCATGCTCTTGTCCATGTAGACGATGGAGTAGCCGGCCATCAGCGCGACGATGATCATCGCGCCTCCGCGTTTCGCCGTCTCTTCCACTGGTTTGGCCGTGGGTGTCCCTGCCATGTATAACCGCCTTTCGAGAAGAATAAAACAACGCCAAGTTTACTCGCGAAAATGTAATTAATATTACAAAAACGGCATATTTTGAGACAAACGGGCGAAACCGGGTGTTCGGCCAGTAGAGCCGGCATGGCATAATGAGGACTTGTGGCCTCAAGGCCAGTGTGCCCCCGTGGCGGAATTGGTAGACGCAGCTGACTTAAAATCAGCCGCCTTCGGGCTTGTGGGTTCGAGTCCCACCGGGGGTACGAACGTTGGAAATCAACGAAGATTGACATTCGACCGCTATGTTCTTTGGGACTCAGGGCAATCCTTGGTGTGACATTTGTATGACAAACGTATCCCCGAGACACAGTTTTCGACGTATTAATCGTTCAGCAGTCTTGTGCCGTAATCCAGGACGATGCCGTCCAAGAGGCCGTGGTCGCTGGAGACGAACGAATCGATGACCTGGCCGTGGTCGAGTTTCGCCGCCTGCGCGACGCGGGTGAGAACGCGGTTCCAGATCAAGGCTCCCCCGCCGACCACGTCGATGCGGCCGGGATGGATGGTCTTGTAGGTCGCGCGCTCGGCGCGAGGCATGTTGAGAAAGCGGTTGTCCACCTTGAAAATGTCTTTGTATGACACGCGGACGCCATCGACGGCGCGATGATCGTATTCCTTCAATCCCAAGACCAGCGCGGTCATCGTGGTGACGCTGCCGGAGACACCGATGATGGTGCGGGTCTTGCCTGCGGGAACGTGGGCGAAAGCCTCGTCGATATGCCGGTCGATGTCCTCGCTTGCCTGGTTGATCTCATCCTGCGTCGGCGGGTCGTGGCGCAGATGGCGTTCCGTCATGCGCACCGAGCCGATGTTCATCGAGAACGCGGATTGCACGCTCGTGGCGGGCGCGGACTTGCCGTCGCCGCCCATGACCATCTCAGTGGAGCCTCCCCCGAGATCGACCACCAGATACGGCGCCTCAAGCCCACGGCGTGGCACGCTGCCGGTGGCTCCGAGGAAGCTCAGCGCGGCCTCCTCCGTCCCGGGGATCACTTCCGGGCGCACGCCGAGAATCGACTCGATGCCATCCTCGAACTCCTTGCGGTTCTGGGCATCGCGTGTGGCCGAGGTTGCCACGAAACGCAACCCGTCGGCGGGATGCTCCTTCAAAACCTCGGCGAATCGCCTCGCGGCCGCATACGCGCGTTGAAGCGCGTCATCAGCGAAACGGTGGGTCTTGTCAACATCCTGGCCGAGCCGGATGACCTCGAGCATGCGCGGAACGACATCCTCGACACTCCCGTCGGCGAAGACCTTGGAGACCTTGAGACGTATGGAATTGGTGCCGCAATCGATGCCGGCCACCGTCACGAAATCCTTGGTCTTGTCATTCATATCAGCACCATCCACTTTTGTCTCATCCTGTTTCGACGTCTCCGAGATTATCCGCCAGACGCAACATTGCCGGCCCGCAGCCAGGCGACAACAACCATATCTGCACGCGACACGCGTGAGAGCGCACGTCCGGAACCACTCAGTCCAGTTCCGTGGTGCAGCGGCAGACTTCGGGATCGAACTCGTCGGCGATGCGCTTCATCACCACGTCGCCGATCGGGTTCACGCCCTCGCCCATCACCAGCGTCTGGGCGACCAGGGCGTGCAGGCACTTCACGCGCACAGGCATGCCGCCGACGCTGGTGCCGGCGATATGCTCCTCGCTGTCGCCAAGTCGGCCAGCCAGCTCATGCCGGAAAGCGAGGTAGAGCCGGTGCGCCCGCCCATACTGTTCATGAATCGTCTCGTCGTTCTGGACCAAATCGGTATAGTGCTGCATCGAACCGTCGGCCTCGACGCGCGAGACGGCCTTGACGGCCTCCGGACTGGTCAGGTAGCAGGTTGTAGGGAACGGCGTGCCGTCAGGCAGCACCGGACGGGTCACCACGGCCAGCGGCCTGCCGCACACGCACCTCGCCCCTACGGCCACCATGCCGCGGGGAAAACGGCCAAGCTGGCGCTTCACCATCGCCACGTCGTCATCGCTTGGCTTGTCGGCCATGACACGATCGACCAAGGCCTTCGCCTGCGAAGCGAGGCCGGCATCGACATCCTGTTGGGCTTCCGGCGAATGACCGTTGGAAACGGCGGATTGTTGTTCGACGCTTTGGTCGTTCTGGTTTAGGGATTCCAGGGATTGTTCTTGCTGCACGCTGTTCCTTTATCGCTCGATTGATTAGTGGCATCCACCGCTAATAGTGCTTATTACATCGTGTTCATGTTCTAGGAATATTCACGGCTTGCACGAATTCAGCCTTCAACATTGAACACCAGATATCAGGCAGCTGATTGGCTGCCATTACCGTTTGTTGGCATTCACGCCGTTTTGGTTTCCACCTTTGGCGTCGCCCGCACCAGCCTTTTGCCCGTTCTTGTTCACGGACTGGCCACCGTTTTTAGTGTTGTCGCCTTGCTGGTTGTTCCGGCCGGATTTGCCGGCTGGGTTCGTGGCATCGCCGGATTGGCCACCCACCGCGCCTGGCGTGGTGACGGCCGTGCCGCCGACCTTGTCCTTTTTCAACGGCTCATCGGCCTTCTTGAACCCGTAGGCGAGCTCGCGATACCAGGGCAGGGTCTGCTGGTCGGAGTCCGAGGAGCTTTCGCCGCCGTTCTCTGATTTGGGTTTGACGCCGGTGACGGCCTCGGGATGCTCGACGTGGATGGCCTGTTCGCCGGGAAAGACGAATCCCAGCCGTTCCCGGGCCTGCGCGGTGACGTAGGCGCTGTCGTTCCACCGGGAGATGTCGTTCTCGAGATCCTGTTTCTTGGCCACCAACGCGGCCTCCTGCCGCTTCAACCCATTGAGCTCGGCAAGGTTCAGGGCGTAGCTATGGAACGTGGCGACCAATTGGATGGCGCCCAAGGCCACGATGAACAGGGCGATGAAGAACGCCACCGGGCCGGAGCCGCGGCGCTTGGCCGGCTTCTTGCCCGCATCGGTTTTGTTCTTGGTTGTTGTGGTGCCCATAAGACAAGAAAATACCCGTCACATTCGACTTACCAGAAGCAAATGTGGCGGGTAAAAGCTCACGGCGCAACCGCGCCGCAATGGCTAGCTAGAAACTACTTGACGTACTTCTTGCAGGCCTTGAAGGCGGAATAGCCGGCGTACTCGGCGGTGGAGCCAAGCTCCTCCTCGATCTCGAGCAGGCGGTTGTACTTCGCGATGCGCTCGCCACGGGCAGGAGCACCGGTCTTGATCTGACGGGTGTTCTTGGCGACGGCGAGGTCGGCGATGGTGGTGTCCGGGGTCTCGCCGGAACGGTGGGAGACCATGGAGGTGAAGCCGTTGGCCGTGGCGAGCTCGATGGCGTCGAGCGTTTCGGTGACGGTGCCGATCTGGTTGAGCTTGACAAGCAGGCTGTTGGCAGCGTGCAGGTCGATGCCCTTCTGCAGGCGCTTCGGGTTGGTCACGAGCAGGTCGTCGCCGACGAACTGGAGCTTGTCGCCCATTTCGGCGGTGATCTTCTGCCATGCAGGCCAATCCTCTTCGGCGAACGGATCCTCGATGGAGACCAGCGGATACTTGGAGACGAGCTCCTTGTAGTAATCCAGCATGTAGTCGGCATCGCGATCGGCGCCGTCGAAGTGGTACTTGTTGGTCTCCTTGTTGTAGAACTCGGAGGAAGCCACGTCAAGGCACAGGCCAATCTGGCGGCCGGGCTCATAGCCGGCGGCCTCAATGGCCTTCATGATGTACTTGAGGGAATCCTCGTTGTCCTTCATCTTCGGGGCGAAGCCGCCTTCGTCGCCGAGACCCGTGTCATGGCCGTCCTTCTTGAGGATGCCCTTGAGGGTGTGATAGACCTCAACGCCAGCGCGTAGCGCGTCGCTGTAGGTCTCGAAGCCGTACGGGGAAATCATGTATTCCTGGATGTCGGTGGCGAAATCAGCATGCGCACCGCCGTTCATGATGTTCATGTTCGGAACCGGCAGGATGTGGCCGTTGGTGCCGCCGATATAGCGGTAGAGCGGCAGTTCCGCGGATTCCGCAGCGGCGTAAAGGGCCGCCAGGGATACACCGAGGATGGCGTTGGCGCCGAGCTTGCCCTTGTTGGGGGTGCCGTCGAGCTCGATCATCGTCTCGTCGAGGGCGCGCTGGTCGGTGGCATCCATGCCGATGACCTTGGGCGCGATAGTCTCGTTGACGGCCTTGACCGCTTCGAGAACACCCTTGCCGTTGTAACGGGACTTGTCGCCATCGCGACGCTCCCAAGCCTCGGCCTCGCCGGTCGAAGCTCCGGAAGGAACCAGGCCGATGCCTTCGGCACCATCAACGGTGTCGAGGACTACCTTGACGGTCGGGTTTCCGCGGGAATCGAGAATTTCGCTGGCATATACGCTTTCAATTGCTGCCACAATTACTCCTTAAAGATGGACTTGCACTAACAGTTCCAAGGTTAGTGGGTTTGATGGACGTAAACAGACAAAACAAGACAAATATTGTGAGCGTTAACAGTTCTTGTTTCCAGTCAATTGCAAGTATTCGACAAGTCGCTTTTATTTGTTGTGATTGTCTTGATAAGCCTTGTCTTTTAGATGCTCCACACCAGCCATCAGCGTGCTCAGCCCTGTTTGGGCCTGCCCGTCCACGCAAGGTCCTCAAGCAACTGGTCGGCCCAGCCCATAACTTCGGGGCTGGTCATCGGCTTGCTGCCCATCGAGCCGCCGAACGGCGCGGGGATAAGGAGCGTGTGGGTGACCGGACGGTATTGCGTGCCCTTGTAAATCCGGGAAAGTCGCATCTGCAGGGATTCCGGCGGGTCAATCTTGGAAATGCGCACACGATTGCCTTGCGTGACGATTTCGGAAATACCGAGCGCACGAGCCTTGCTGCGAAGACGGGCGACATCGAAAAGCGTGTCGAACTCCTCAGGCAGCGGGCCGTAACGGTCGGTAAGCTCCTCGCGCAAATCGGCAAGATCCCCTTCGCTTCGGGCACTGGCCAGCTTGCGGTAGGCCTCGAGACGCAGCTTGTCCGAATCGATGTAGTCGACCGGAATCGACGCCTCGATGGGCAAATCGATGGTGACGGCGACGGATTCCTTGCGTTCCGGTTCCTTGTATTTCTCGACAGCATCGGAGACCATGCGCACGTAGAGGTCGAAGCCGACGCCCTCGATGTGGCCGCTTTGCTCGCCGCCCAAGAGGTTGCCAGTTCCACGCAGCTCCAGGTCTTTCATCGCTACGTCGAAGCCGGAACCAAGCGCCGTGTTCTGCGCGATGGTGGCCAGTCGGTCGTGCGACTGCTGGGTCATGGGCTTGCTTGGGTCGTAGAGGAAGTAGGCGTAGGCGCGTTCGCGGCCACGACCGACACGGCCTCGCAGCTGGTGAAGCTGGCTCAAGCCAAAACGGTCGGCGTGGTCGACGATCAGCGTGTTGGCGTTGGTGATATCGAGGCCGGTCTCGATGATTGTAGTACAAACGAGCACGTCAATATCGCGGTGCCAAAAGTCCTGGATGATGTTGTCGAGCTGCTTCTCCCCCATCTTGCCATGGGCGATGCCGATACGCGCCTCCGGGACGAGTTCGTGAATCTTGGCGGCGACCTTGTCGATGTCGTTGACGCGGTTGTGGACGTAGAAGACCTGGCCGCCGCGCAGAAGCTCGCGCCGAATCGCGGCGGTGACCTGCGCGTCCTCGTAGGCGCCGACGTAGGTGAGCACCGGCAGACGGTCTTCGGGAGGCGTGGCCAGCGTCGACATCTCACGGATGCCGGTGACTGCCATTTCCAGCGTTCTCGGGATTGGCGTGGCGGAAAGCGAAAGCACGTCGATGTTGGTACGCAGTGCCTTCAGCGTCTCCTTGTGCTCGACGCCGAAACGCTGCTCCTCGTCGATAATGAGAAGACCCAAATCCTTGAACTTGATTTTCGGGTTCAGGAGCTTGTGGGTGCCGATGACAACATCCACCTTGCCGGATTCCAGCCCCTTGAGCGTTTCGTCGATCTCCTTTTTGCTCTGGAATCGGCTCATCGCCGCCACGGTGACCGGGAAATTTTCGTACCGCTCGGTGAACGTCTCAAAGTGCTGCTGCACCAGAAGCGTGGTTGGGGCGAGGATGGCGACCTGTTTGCCATCCTGCACGGCCTTGAACGCGGCATGCACGGCGATTTCCGTTTTGCCGAAACCGACGTCGCCACAAATCAGGCGATCCATCGGCACGGGCTTCTCCATGTCGGCCTTGACCTCGTCGATGGTGGTGAGCTGGTCGGCCGTCTCCTGATACGGGAAGGAATCCTCGAGCTCCTTCTGCCATGGGGTGTCTGGGCTGAATGCGAAGCCTTTAGCCTGTTGGCGCGCGGAATAGAGCTTGACCAAATCGTCGGCGATCTCATGGACGTGCTTGCGAGCCTTGGCCTTGGTCTGCGCCCAGTCGGAGCCGCCGAGCTTGTTGAGCTTCGGCTTGTCGGCACCGATGTATTTGGAGACCTGGTCGAGCTGGTCGGTGGGAATGAACAGTTTGTCCGGAGGCGCGTTGCGTTTGGAAGGCGCATATTCGATGACCAGATATTCACGGGTGGCACGGTTGGCTCCGACTCCGGTGGTGCGCTGGCGCATTTCGACAAACTGGCCGATGCCGTGCTGCTCGTGGACGATGTAATCACCGGCCTTGAGCTCCATCAGGTCGATGGCCTTGTGACGGCGACGCGAAGTCTTCTGCTGGGCGACAGCGCTGGTCTTGCCGGTCAGGTCACGTTCGGTGAGCAAAGCGAATTTTGCGGCGGAATCGATGAAACCGTCCATCGCCTGCGAGCGCACGGTGTCGAATCTGGTTACGCCGGTCTGGCCGAGCGCACGCTTCAGGCGGGATAATGTCCCGTTGGCCGCAGCCGTGATGGTGACTTCGAAACCGTCGTCTATCAGGCCTTCGACACCGGTGGTCGCACGTTTTTCGTCGCCACGATACTCCTCGGGAACTTTCGCGTCGAGCTGGACGTGACCGGACAGAGCCTTGTCAACACCAAAGCTGGTCAATCGCCAGACGTCGTGGTTGGAGAATTCCAGCGACCGGATGGTCTCATCGAAATCGAGGAAACTCGCTTGGTCGAAGCTGATGGGCGCACCGGCTCCATGACCGCTGGCGGCCACATGCCAGCTCGCGGCGAGGAACTCGTTGGCAGTTTTGGCGAGGTCGGCCGCGGCGCGACGCAGTTTTTCAGGATCGGAAAGCATGATGACCGCGTCGCGGGGCAGCATCGTGGACACCGGCTGCATATCGTCGATCAGTGCGGGAATCAGCGATTCCATGCCTTCCACGGGGATGGAATCAGCGATAGATTGCAACATGTCATCGGCGTTGGGAATGCGGCCGATCAGCGATTTGGCACGGGCACGCACCTTGTCGGTCAGCTGGAGTTCACGGCAGGGCGTGGCCCAGACGATATCGATGCCGTCGCCGTAGGTGCGCTGGTCGGAGGCGTGGAATTCCTTAATGGTGTCGATTTCGTCGCCGAAGAATTCGATACGCACTGGATGCGGCAAGGTCGGCGGGAAGACATCAACGATACCGCCACGCACTGCGAACTCACCGCGGTTGACGACCAGATCGACGCGGGTATAGGCGTTCTCCACCAGTCGCGCAGAGACCTCGTCCAGCGGAATCTCGCTGCCGACTTTGAACACCAACGGTTCCACGTCGCCCAACCCGGCCACCACCGGCTGAATCAGCGAACGCACCGGCATCACCAGAATGCGAATCGGGCCGAACATCTCGCTGTGCTCTTGGGGATGGCAAAGCCTACGGAATACAGCCATGCGGCTGGCCACCGTGTCAGCACGCGGCGAAAGGCGTTCGTGAGGCAACGTCTCCCAAGCCTCGAGCTGGCTCACTTCATTGGGATCTCCCCCATACCACGAACGAATCGAGTTGACGGTTTCCTCAGCTTCACGGCTCGAAGACACCACCATCACCACTGAGGAATATTGTGCACGCGCGGCCGCGAGCGCCGGCCGTATGCCTTCTGGAGCACCGACAGTCAGCGCCTGATCGGCAGCACCCTCCGGAGCTTCGATCTCACCGGCAAGCAAGTCTCGGAACGCCCCGTCATCATCAAGACGC
Proteins encoded:
- the mfd gene encoding transcription-repair coupling factor, which translates into the protein MSGSLAGFLPRLDDDGAFRDLLAGEIEAPEGAADQALTVGAPEGIRPALAAARAQYSSVVMVVSSSREAEETVNSIRSWYGGDPNEVSQLEAWETLPHERLSPRADTVASRMAVFRRLCHPQEHSEMFGPIRILVMPVRSLIQPVVAGLGDVEPLVFKVGSEIPLDEVSARLVENAYTRVDLVVNRGEFAVRGGIVDVFPPTLPHPVRIEFFGDEIDTIKEFHASDQRTYGDGIDIVWATPCRELQLTDKVRARAKSLIGRIPNADDMLQSIADSIPVEGMESLIPALIDDMQPVSTMLPRDAVIMLSDPEKLRRAAADLAKTANEFLAASWHVAASGHGAGAPISFDQASFLDFDETIRSLEFSNHDVWRLTSFGVDKALSGHVQLDAKVPEEYRGDEKRATTGVEGLIDDGFEVTITAAANGTLSRLKRALGQTGVTRFDTVRSQAMDGFIDSAAKFALLTERDLTGKTSAVAQQKTSRRRHKAIDLMELKAGDYIVHEQHGIGQFVEMRQRTTGVGANRATREYLVIEYAPSKRNAPPDKLFIPTDQLDQVSKYIGADKPKLNKLGGSDWAQTKAKARKHVHEIADDLVKLYSARQQAKGFAFSPDTPWQKELEDSFPYQETADQLTTIDEVKADMEKPVPMDRLICGDVGFGKTEIAVHAAFKAVQDGKQVAILAPTTLLVQQHFETFTERYENFPVTVAAMSRFQSKKEIDETLKGLESGKVDVVIGTHKLLNPKIKFKDLGLLIIDEEQRFGVEHKETLKALRTNIDVLSLSATPIPRTLEMAVTGIREMSTLATPPEDRLPVLTYVGAYEDAQVTAAIRRELLRGGQVFYVHNRVNDIDKVAAKIHELVPEARIGIAHGKMGEKQLDNIIQDFWHRDIDVLVCTTIIETGLDITNANTLIVDHADRFGLSQLHQLRGRVGRGRERAYAYFLYDPSKPMTQQSHDRLATIAQNTALGSGFDVAMKDLELRGTGNLLGGEQSGHIEGVGFDLYVRMVSDAVEKYKEPERKESVAVTIDLPIEASIPVDYIDSDKLRLEAYRKLASARSEGDLADLREELTDRYGPLPEEFDTLFDVARLRSKARALGISEIVTQGNRVRISKIDPPESLQMRLSRIYKGTQYRPVTHTLLIPAPFGGSMGSKPMTSPEVMGWADQLLEDLAWTGRPKQG
- a CDS encoding septum formation initiator family protein, with translation MGTTTTKNKTDAGKKPAKRRGSGPVAFFIALFIVALGAIQLVATFHSYALNLAELNGLKRQEAALVAKKQDLENDISRWNDSAYVTAQARERLGFVFPGEQAIHVEHPEAVTGVKPKSENGGESSSDSDQQTLPWYRELAYGFKKADEPLKKDKVGGTAVTTPGAVGGQSGDATNPAGKSGRNNQQGDNTKNGGQSVNKNGQKAGAGDAKGGNQNGVNANKR
- the eno gene encoding phosphopyruvate hydratase, with protein sequence MAAIESVYASEILDSRGNPTVKVVLDTVDGAEGIGLVPSGASTGEAEAWERRDGDKSRYNGKGVLEAVKAVNETIAPKVIGMDATDQRALDETMIELDGTPNKGKLGANAILGVSLAALYAAAESAELPLYRYIGGTNGHILPVPNMNIMNGGAHADFATDIQEYMISPYGFETYSDALRAGVEVYHTLKGILKKDGHDTGLGDEGGFAPKMKDNEDSLKYIMKAIEAAGYEPGRQIGLCLDVASSEFYNKETNKYHFDGADRDADYMLDYYKELVSKYPLVSIEDPFAEEDWPAWQKITAEMGDKLQFVGDDLLVTNPKRLQKGIDLHAANSLLVKLNQIGTVTETLDAIELATANGFTSMVSHRSGETPDTTIADLAVAKNTRQIKTGAPARGERIAKYNRLLEIEEELGSTAEYAGYSAFKACKKYVK
- a CDS encoding MFS transporter, whose protein sequence is MAGTPTAKPVEETAKRGGAMIIVALMAGYSIVYMDKSMISLAVIPIGNQFHLGKTQTGLIMSFFFLGYALMQIPCGWLADRIGAKKVLIGSLTFIAVFAFLFGAMGGLVLFVVMRFCMGLGHGGYPPSVTKSIAENFPLKKRTFVQSLILSTSGIGGILAFTLGGVLVDKNWRMAYAVLGALYLVSVILIWFFVPAHGGAAEEERKAQSEAKAGNVAAAKADAPKVGFKDVIKNRNVIVLFIAMVFINVMLYGQMSWMPTYIKTTFKLGTTQAALVLAVNSIFTMLATIFSGSLLSKLFLGRERAAIIGACLITAVLIVVFTFVGKSSLIISMVLLALMSLVSMFAFTGIFTWPHKIMNAEIIGSSIAVINTGGTIGGFLAPTILGSMVEAAHGSFTNAFLFIAGMTVLCALTVLFVKPELTTARK
- a CDS encoding DUF501 domain-containing protein, which codes for MADKPSDDDVAMVKRQLGRFPRGMVAVGARCVCGRPLAVVTRPVLPDGTPFPTTCYLTSPEAVKAVSRVEADGSMQHYTDLVQNDETIHEQYGRAHRLYLAFRHELAGRLGDSEEHIAGTSVGGMPVRVKCLHALVAQTLVMGEGVNPIGDVVMKRIADEFDPEVCRCTTELD
- a CDS encoding Ppx/GppA family phosphatase, with product MNDKTKDFVTVAGIDCGTNSIRLKVSKVFADGSVEDVVPRMLEVIRLGQDVDKTHRFADDALQRAYAAARRFAEVLKEHPADGLRFVATSATRDAQNRKEFEDGIESILGVRPEVIPGTEEAALSFLGATGSVPRRGLEAPYLVVDLGGGSTEMVMGGDGKSAPATSVQSAFSMNIGSVRMTERHLRHDPPTQDEINQASEDIDRHIDEAFAHVPAGKTRTIIGVSGSVTTMTALVLGLKEYDHRAVDGVRVSYKDIFKVDNRFLNMPRAERATYKTIHPGRIDVVGGGALIWNRVLTRVAQAAKLDHGQVIDSFVSSDHGLLDGIVLDYGTRLLND